CCGACGAGGGCGTCGCCGCCGCCGGCGTTCTCGATCGTGTGCGCGTCGCCGCCGGACAGCGTCGCCAGCTTGCCCTTGCCGAGCCGGTGGCGTTCCCCGCCGACGTGCAGCAGCGCTTCGCCCTCGAGCACCTGGTAGACCGACGTCCCCTCGCGAGCGGTCTCCTCGTCGCGTTGGCCGGCCTCGAAGCAGAGCAGGTCGACCTGCACCCCTTCGGCGCGCACCAGCGCGTTGGTTTGCACGGCGTCGAGGGAGAAGTGGCGGGCGTCGGCGATCGTCGCGATGGTCACGGGAGCCTCCTTCGGGGGCGCGGGGCGGGCGGCCGGCGGGGCCGGCCCGAACTCCCCGTCATGGTACGCGACGCCCTCCGCGGAGGGGGTCGCATCCCCGCCCCCGGGACGCCCCGAACGACCCCCGGAACGCCGTCCCGGGAGGGGCGTCCTAGAGGGGGTCGCGCACGCCGCACGCCCTGTGGATAGCGGAGGGGTCTTGACACGGCCCTGACGTTGTGCGTAGGCGACGGCGGGCGTCGCAAACGCCAGAAATACCGTCCTGGACGGACCTTAGAAAATTTAGTCGCGTCCAGCACGCGGACGCCGCGCGGCGAACGCACTTCTCCACAGGCCCAACGAAGCCTGTGGAGAACTGTGGAAAATCCGAGGAGGTTCGGCCCCGTCGCACGGGCGTCCGTGGACGGCCGTCGGGGGTCGGTTCCGGGGTCGGTTCAGGGGGCCGAGCCGGGCTCCGCGTCGCGGACCGCGGCGACGAACGCCGCGAGCTTCGCGGGGTCCTTCACGCCGGGCGACGCCTCCACCCCCGAGGCGACGTCCACGGCGTAGGGCGCCATCGCACCGACCGCGTCCGCCACGTTGCCGGGGTGGAGCCCCCCCGCCACGATCAGGCGCGGCGCGCCGCGCCAGGCGGCGGCCGTCGACCAATCGAACGCCGTGCCGCTGCCGGGCTTCGGGCCGTCGAGCAGCACCGCGTCCACCGGCCGTCCCGCCCACGCGTCGGGCGTGTCACCTGGATCGAAGCGCACCGCACGGATCACCGTCACGCGCCGGCGCAGGCGGGCGCACAGCGCGTCCGTGGCGTCGCCGTGCAGCTGCACGGCGTCGAGGTGCGCAGCGTCGATCGCGGCGTGGAGGGTGGCGTCGTCGGCGTCGACGAACACCCCGACCCGCCGCACGAACGGCCCTACCGCCGCGGTCACGTCGGCGGCTTCGGCGGGCGTCACCCGCCGGCGGCTGCCCGGCGCGAAGATCACGCCGATCGCGTCGGCGCCGGCCGCCTCCGCCGCGCGGGCGTCCTGCGGGCGCGTGACGCCGCACACCTTGACGCGGACGCGGCTCACGCCGCCCCCGTCGCGAGGGGGGCGGCGGGCACCTCGACCGGGACGATCTCCACCGGCCGCCCGACCACCTCGGCCAGCAGGCCCGACCGGGCCCGGGCGGCGTCCACCTCCAGCCGCGCGTCGCCGTCGACGTGCACCTCGACCTGCACGACCTCGGTGCCGACGTGCACGCGGAGGTCGTGGACGCGGCCGGCCTTGCTGCGCTCGAGCTGTTCGGCGAGGCGAAGCATGGCGGTCAGGGCCCGCAGGCGTTCCGCGTCCCCGGCATGGAGGACGGCGGGCGCGACGGTCGGGGTCGCCTTGCCCTTGCGGTGATGGAGCACCAGGTCCGCGATCAGCACCTGCTCGCGCGGAGTGAAGCCGGGTAGGGCGCGCGCCATGACGAGGTTCGCGCCGTGGCGGTGGTGCCCGAAGTAATCGATCGCCATGCCGACGTCGTGCAGGCGGGCGGCGGCGGACAGGAGGGCGCGGTCGTCGTCGCCCACGCCCAGCCGCGCCCGGAGGGCGTCGAACGTCGCGAGCGCGAGGCGTTCGACGCGCCTCGCGTGCACCGGGTCGGGGTCGTAGCGATGGGCGAGGTTGTCGACGGCGAAGGTCCGCACGTCCGGCGCGAGGGCGTCCGGCGCGTCGGGGAACAGGTAGGGATGGAAGACCCCCTCGCGCAGCCCGTGCCCGCTGACGAGGACGTGCTCGACGCCGGCGAGGGCGCGCACCTCGTCGAGGACGGTGGCGCCGGCGACGACGATGTCGGCGCGGTCCGCGCCGAGCCCCGGCACGCCGGCGCGCGCCGCGGCGTCCATGCCGGCGAGGTCGCCCGCGAGGGCGGCGAGGTCGTCGGCGGCGAACGGGTAGCCGTGGAGCAGCGGCAGCGGGTAGCCGCTACGCTCCTGCGCCGCTTCGGCGAGGGAGCGCAGGGTGCCCCCCATCCCGATCCAGGGGATCGCCCGGGGGCCGGGGCGGCCGTCGGCCTCCGCCGCCACCTCCCGCGCCTCCAGCCACGGCCCGACGGCGTCGCGTACCGCCGCGCGGAGCGCCCGCAGGTGCTTCTTCTTCGGCGGGTCGCTCGGCAGCCAGGCCTCCGTCGCGCGGACCGCGCCCAGCGGCCAGGAGGCGCCGGCGACGCTGCGCCGCGCCCGCATGTCGCTCAGTTGGAGGCTGCCCCCACCGAGGTCGAGGACGACGGCGTCGGGCTCGGCGAAGGCGTTCGCGACGGCGAGGACGCCGGCGGCGGCCTCCGCCTCGCCGGAGAGGACGCGCAGGTCGATGCCGGCCTCGTCCCGGGCGCGCGCCAGGAAGGCGTCGCCGTTGACGGCGTCGCGCACGGCGCTGGTGGCGGTCGCGACGACGTGCTCGATGCCGGTCGCGTCGCAGTAGGCGCGGAACGTCCGCAACGTCGCCAGGGCGCGGTCCATCGCCTCGGCGCGCAACACCCGCCCCTCGCCCATCCCCTCCGACAGGCGGACGACGTCCCGGAGTTGGTCGAGGTGGCGGTACCCGGCGCCCGGCACGTAGGCGAGCGCCACGAGCTTCGCGGTGTTGGAGCCGAGATCGACGACGGCGAGGCGGCGTTCCGGCTCCGGCGCGGGCATGCGGGGAGGATAGCCCAGCGGGGGCGACCGGCCCCCGCTGCGGGGGTCAGCTGGGCACGACGTCGAGGACCTCGGCGTCGGCCCAGAGGCCCTCGAGGTCGTAGAACTCGCGGGCGTCGGGGCTCATGAGGTGCACGACGACGCCGCCGTAATCCATCAACACCCAGCGGCTGGAGGGCGCCTCGACGTTGCGCGGGAGGCGCCCGTGCGCCTTCATGCGTTCCTTGACGGCGTCCTCGAGCGCCGTCATCTGCGGTTGCGATTCCGCGCTGGCGATCACGAAGCAATCCAGCGACGCCGTGAGGGGCGCCAGGTCGAGGACGCGGACGTCGAGCGCGCGCTTGTCGTCGAGCGCGTCGACGATCCACTGCACCTCGGCGAGGTGCTCGGGGAGGGGCGCGCCGGCCGGCGCGTCGGGGGTGGGGGCGTCGGAGGTCGGGGTGTCGGGCGTCGGGGTGTCGGGGGTGGGGGCGTCGTCGGGCATCACCAGGTCACGGCTCCATGGGTACGAGGGCGGCGTCGCCCGCGGGGGCGGCGAGGTCGGCTTCGTCGGCGCGCCCCATCGGGGTCATGGCGAACGCGTCGCCGGCCAACACGAGTTCGATGCCGGGCCGCACGCCGTCCGACGGCGCGAGCCGGTCCACCTGTTGCGTACCGACCCCGAGCAGGTCGGCGTAGAAGCCCGCGTCGCGCCAGTGCTCGGCGGTGGCGAGGACGCGGGTCCCGCTGGGGTCGAGACGCCCGGTCGTCAGGGTGATGCGCTCGGCGGGCACGCCGAACGCGACGAGGCGGTCGCGGTACCACGCCCCGAGGCCGTCGCGGCCGCTGGCGTCGACGATGCGGAGGGGGACGTCGGGCGGCGTCGCGACGGCGGGGGCGGTGCCGCCGTACGTGTCGGCCAGGAAGCGGCGCACCGCGACGGGGTCGGCGACGAGGCCGAGGGCGCCGTCGCGCTCGACCTCGAGGGTCGGCAGCGTCGCGCTGCGGATCTCCAGGTCCACCAGCCGAGGCGCGACGCGGCCCACGAGGGCCGGCGAGACGCTGGTCTCGACCCGCGCGAGGTAGGTGCGCAGCAGGTCCGGCACCGCGAAGGCGGTGCGGAACTGCAGCTCCTTGACGCGCGCCAGCATCGCGTAGGCGAGGCGCTTGACGTTGTCGAGCCGGTCGATGTCGCCGCGCAGGAACTGCCGGTAGCGCACGAACTCGCTGGCCGCCTGGCCGTCGAGCCGTTGCGGGCCCGGCTGCAGGTCGATCGTCAGGTCGCCGGCGACGTCGCGGTAGTACATGCGGGTGGGGACGTTGACCTCCACCCCGCCGAGCGCGTCGACGAGCTCCTGGAAGATCTGCAGGTCGATGATCGCGTAGTCGTCGACCGGGAGCCCGACCGCCGCCTCGACGCGCCGCATGAGGCCCTCGGGCCCTTCGCGGGCGAGGGTGCCGTTGATGCGCGCGGTGCCGTCGCCGACGAACAGGTCGCGGGGGATCGCGACGAGGGTGACGACGTCGTCGATGAGGCTGGCGTAGAGGATCGTGTCGGTGTTCACGCCGCGCGGGTCGACGTCGCCGTCGAACTCCCAGCCGGTGATGGTGCCCTCCGCATCGTAGATCGGGGTGCTCTCCCCCTCGCCGTACAACAGGTCCCGGCCGGCGAGGACGAACCCGAGGACGTCGCCGCCCCCCTCGACGCCGAGCAGCGCGCGTTGCGCGTCGCTCCACGCCGCGCGCTCCTCGCCGCGTTGCAGCGTCACGCCGACGAGGCCGGCGGCGAGCACCACGATCCCGAGGATCTGCGCGGCGCGCAGGACCCGGACGTCGGCGACGGCGCGGCGCCAGGCCGCGCCGGCCCGCGCCGCGAGGCGGGGCCCGCGGTCGCGGGGCGCCT
The sequence above is drawn from the Trueperaceae bacterium genome and encodes:
- a CDS encoding phosphoribosylanthranilate isomerase, encoding MSRVRVKVCGVTRPQDARAAEAAGADAIGVIFAPGSRRRVTPAEAADVTAAVGPFVRRVGVFVDADDATLHAAIDAAHLDAVQLHGDATDALCARLRRRVTVIRAVRFDPGDTPDAWAGRPVDAVLLDGPKPGSGTAFDWSTAAAWRGAPRLIVAGGLHPGNVADAVGAMAPYAVDVASGVEASPGVKDPAKLAAFVAAVRDAEPGSAP
- the rsfS gene encoding ribosome silencing factor — translated: MPDDAPTPDTPTPDTPTSDAPTPDAPAGAPLPEHLAEVQWIVDALDDKRALDVRVLDLAPLTASLDCFVIASAESQPQMTALEDAVKERMKAHGRLPRNVEAPSSRWVLMDYGGVVVHLMSPDAREFYDLEGLWADAEVLDVVPS
- a CDS encoding cupin domain-containing protein; translation: MTIATIADARHFSLDAVQTNALVRAEGVQVDLLCFEAGQRDEETAREGTSVYQVLEGEALLHVGGERHRLGKGKLATLSGGDAHTIENAGGGDALVG
- a CDS encoding LCP family protein gives rise to the protein MPSRPTPPEAPRDRGPRLAARAGAAWRRAVADVRVLRAAQILGIVVLAAGLVGVTLQRGEERAAWSDAQRALLGVEGGGDVLGFVLAGRDLLYGEGESTPIYDAEGTITGWEFDGDVDPRGVNTDTILYASLIDDVVTLVAIPRDLFVGDGTARINGTLAREGPEGLMRRVEAAVGLPVDDYAIIDLQIFQELVDALGGVEVNVPTRMYYRDVAGDLTIDLQPGPQRLDGQAASEFVRYRQFLRGDIDRLDNVKRLAYAMLARVKELQFRTAFAVPDLLRTYLARVETSVSPALVGRVAPRLVDLEIRSATLPTLEVERDGALGLVADPVAVRRFLADTYGGTAPAVATPPDVPLRIVDASGRDGLGAWYRDRLVAFGVPAERITLTTGRLDPSGTRVLATAEHWRDAGFYADLLGVGTQQVDRLAPSDGVRPGIELVLAGDAFAMTPMGRADEADLAAPAGDAALVPMEP
- a CDS encoding Ppx/GppA phosphatase family protein, whose protein sequence is MPAPEPERRLAVVDLGSNTAKLVALAYVPGAGYRHLDQLRDVVRLSEGMGEGRVLRAEAMDRALATLRTFRAYCDATGIEHVVATATSAVRDAVNGDAFLARARDEAGIDLRVLSGEAEAAAGVLAVANAFAEPDAVVLDLGGGSLQLSDMRARRSVAGASWPLGAVRATEAWLPSDPPKKKHLRALRAAVRDAVGPWLEAREVAAEADGRPGPRAIPWIGMGGTLRSLAEAAQERSGYPLPLLHGYPFAADDLAALAGDLAGMDAAARAGVPGLGADRADIVVAGATVLDEVRALAGVEHVLVSGHGLREGVFHPYLFPDAPDALAPDVRTFAVDNLAHRYDPDPVHARRVERLALATFDALRARLGVGDDDRALLSAAARLHDVGMAIDYFGHHRHGANLVMARALPGFTPREQVLIADLVLHHRKGKATPTVAPAVLHAGDAERLRALTAMLRLAEQLERSKAGRVHDLRVHVGTEVVQVEVHVDGDARLEVDAARARSGLLAEVVGRPVEIVPVEVPAAPLATGAA